ATATTTTATAGATAATAAAATAGATCCATACATCATTCATTCGTTCATCATACTTAAGTTGCACACTAGGCTATCATAAATTCACAACAAGCACAATAGGTTACAAGTACTTCACATCTATCAACAAAGACCCAATAACCACACATCTTCCCACAGCTGGAGTCCTCACAGTCCCTTTCCTTTACCACGGTCCAAGTCTGTACCTGGAACCACAATTACAACACACAAGCATATGATCAGATATCTTAACACCAAGATCTATCATTGCATGGCTGGTTCTACATCTAAGCATACAAACGGCTCATCAGGCCCAAGTCTGGCCAATTTCGAAAGTGTTCCAAAAACTAATTAAAATTCATGAAAATTCATGATAAATCCGAACTAAGAGAATGGTCAAGTCAGATTTCACAGAACCGGTCTCGATCCTATAGATCTCGACCACGGACATCGAAACCGGCCAAACTGACCATCTCTAATCAATTCGATAAAACTCATTAAAAACCATGATAATTCATGATAAATCCCAACTAAGTGATTGGTCAAGTCAGAATTTATCAATTCAGTCTCAATCATATAGATCTCGACCATGATCAGTCCGGCCAAGGCCATGGACATCATTCCTGAACCGGCCAAGGCCTTGGTTCAGTGCCATCAAGTCTGATCCATCAGACCACACTATAATTATCCAGAGCATTAGATGAAATAATCAGAAAGTGGAAATGGGTGTAACCAACAAAACAGATCGGACCATAGGCACGGACGGATCAACAGCCGGCTATGTCCGATGGTTTGCGAACCACACCACTGACCTTAGGAGTTCGTTCTCCAGGCGCCAAGTCCTTCTCCTTCTCCTTCTCTTTATGTCTGGTATCCATCCTGCTTCACACGATCACGGTTTGGTCAGATCAGATCAAGCACCACCACACACGGTTGCTCTTCAAGTCGCCGGCCACTCTCTTTCTCTTTTGTCTCACGATTTCTTCAGGGCTTTCCCTAGGAAAAATGATGCTCAAAATCGACCCCAAGGGTCTGTATTTATAGAGAGAGGGACCGGTAACTGCTCTGGCCGATCGGTTACAAAGGATTGGCCAAGGAGATGCCACTTGTCCCCTTGTACCTTTCGCCCAAAACCGCTCAGAACCGCTTCCATAACCGCCCAAACTGCTCCCCTGGCAGTTCCCACACGGAAACCAACTCCCCCAGGCCTTTGTCTCATTGCCTGGTTCAGCCAAGATCGCACCTGGACTCTTCGTCCCACACGGACCATCGGGACGGCTCGGTAACCTCTCGGACCCGGCTACACTGGTCCGGACCGGAACACTCGCCAAGCTGAGGTGAGCTGATTGCCAACTGTCCCCATCTGAGTGAGCTAGTCCATCAGCTCCCGTGAGCTGAACAACACTGAGTGAGCTGATACCACACTCTCTTGAGCTGATTGAGCTTGATCCGGACCTCGTCCAGCTACCAGATCACTCATCCAGCTCTAAACAACTTGTCTCCATCGTATCCAGGTTAAGTCTCAGCTGTCTGACATCCTTAACCATCAATTTGGACCATGGCACGCTTGTCTCAAGGCCAGATGGCCTGATCAGTGCATTGCCTCGCGCCACAGTCCGTCCGGACGATCCTATCTAGGATCGGGGACATGACAGTGTTGAAGTTCGTTTCGATAGCAATATGACCCTTCACATGCTACGTGCATTTTTTTGTTTGACTAATATACATTTAAAAACAATTTGTATAAGAGGATATAATGATAAATATAGGTAATTGAGTAACGTTTCGTACCATAGGAGTCACATTTAT
The DNA window shown above is from Brassica oleracea var. oleracea cultivar TO1000 chromosome C3, BOL, whole genome shotgun sequence and carries:
- the LOC106330540 gene encoding uncharacterized protein LOC106330540 translates to MAQRTEKEETEFKVLETLTTKTTPMLCSNNCGVTASPSTNNMCQKCFNAAAAGIDPNPIAKRSARSVSLRSTPAKAAIRPRETDPVKRDHHQQTVNRCSGCRKKVGLTGFRCRCGDLFCAEHRYSDRHDCSYDYKIAGREAIARENPSTHSWTRSGSSSISSRECGISSLSVVQLTGADGLAHSDGDSWQSAHLSLASVPVRTSVAGSERLPSRPDGPCGTKSPGAILAEPGNETKAWGSWFPCGNCQGSSLGGYGSGSERFWAKGTRGQVASPWPILCNRSARAVTGPSLYKYRPLGSILSIIFPRESPEEIVRQKRKRVAGDLKSNRVWWMDTRHKEKEKEKDLAPGERTPKVQTWTVVKERDCEDSSCGKMCGYWVFVDRCEVLGTKRKSKKGKEAAGASGNVEAVGVNQTQVLPTQLGTVNTEAGLLQGPILPTEVQVENVGDQRDQDQGEQGKTSYTE